A window from Falco naumanni isolate bFalNau1 chromosome 3, bFalNau1.pat, whole genome shotgun sequence encodes these proteins:
- the GJA9 gene encoding gap junction alpha-9 protein translates to MGDWNFLGGILEEVHIHSTIIGKIWLTILFIFRMLVLGVATEDVWNDEQSEFICNTEQPGCRNVCYDEAFPISLIRYWVLQVIFVSSPSLVYMGHALYRLRALEKERQKKKAQLRVELESTELEIPTECRKRLERELRQLDQRKLNKAPLRGSLLCTYVIHIFTRSAVEVGFMIGQYLLYGFHLDPLYKCQRDPCPNTVDCFVSRPTEKTVFILFMQSIATVSLLLNILEIIHLGFRKIKMGLCGQNKNKDDPDNFYINKSKKYSVIPRSSLGISTPPQKALPSTLGGYAFLMEKQTDAAVYPVLNSPPVFQYVQNNRAERSSNYTHCNQENKSPKKRTATNALDKQTQNTSINNNEDLLGTEAQDMQKEAEKKHFLVITQNADTASSTCLRSSAEMPSQTSLQHDTTFPVTGFRRQHGISSSWNCSAMAENAGASTNCLPKNRNRRQSSFSTTKAQPPYNADIKNSSRPETPDSTGEVSSESKQSRNCDSPKPFPLCRRLSLSSNASIRRAPTDLQI, encoded by the coding sequence ATGGGAGACTGGAATTTCCTTGGAGGCATTTTAGAGGAGGTCCACATTCATTCCACTATTATTGGAAAGATTTGGCTAACGATCCTCTTCATATTTCGAATGCTTGTCCTCGGAGTGGCAACTGAGGATGTTTGGAACGATGAACAATCAGAATTTATATGCAACACTGAGCAACCTGGTTGTAGAAATGTGTGCTATGATGAGGCCTTTCCCATCTCTCTCATAAGATACTGGGTCTTGCAAGTCATATTTGTGTCTTCCCCTTCCTTGGTGTATATGGGTCATGCCTTATACAGACTAAGAGCCTTGGAAAAagagaggcaaaaaaagaaagcccagCTAAGAGTCGAACTGGAAAGCACTGAATTAGAAATTCCGACTGAATGTCGGAAAAGGCTGGAGAGAGAACTCCGGCAACTGGATCAAAGAAAGCTAAACAAAGCACCCCTGAGAGGCTCTTTGCTCTGCACTTACGTGATACATATTTTCACAAGATCTGCCGTGGAAGTTGGTTTCATGATTGGGCAGTATCTTCTTTATGGCTTTCATCTAGATCCCCTTTACAAATGTCAGAGAGATCCATGTCCAAACACAGTTGACTGCTTTGTGTCTAGGCCAACAGAGAAGACAGTGTTCATATTATTCATGCAGTCCATAGCAACTGTatcattacttttaaatatcCTAGAAATTATCCACCTAGGATTCCGAAAAATTAAAATGGGACTCTGTGGGCAGAATAAAAACAAGGATGACCCTGACAATTTCTACATAAACAAGTCTAAGAAATACTCTGTGATACCACGTTCCTCTTTAGGAATATCCACACCCCCGCAAAAGGCTCTTCCTTCTACACTCGGCggttatgcatttttaatggaaaagcaaaCTGACGCTGCTGTCTACCCAGTTCTAAATTCTCCTCCCGTGTTTCAGTACGTGCAAAATAACCgtgcagaaagaagcagcaattaCACCCATTGcaatcaggaaaataaatcgCCAAAGAAGAGGACAGCTACAAATGCTTTAGACAAACAGACTCAAAATACTAGCATAAATAATAACGAAGACTTGCTTGGGACTGAAGCGCAGGATATgcaaaaagaagctgaaaagaaacatttccttgtTATTACTCAGAATGCAGATACAGCTTCAAGCACGTGCTTGAGAAGCTCTGCTGAAATGCCGTCTCAAACTTCACTGCAACACGACACAACTTTTCCTGTTACTGGTTTCCGAAGACAACACGGAATCAGCTCGTCTTGGAACTGCTCGGCAATGGCTGAGAATGCGGGAGCTTCAACAAATTGTCTTCcgaagaacagaaacagaagacaaagcagTTTCAGTACAACCAAAGCCCAACCACCCTACAATGCTGACATAAAAAATTCTAGCCGACCAGAGACTCCTGACTCTACAGGGGAGGTGAGCTCAGAATCTAAACAAAGTAGGAACTGCGACAGTCCTAAGCCTTTCCCCCTGTGCAGGCGCCTGTCGCTGTCAAGTAATGCCAGCATCAGGCGTGCCCCCACCGACCTTCAAATATAG
- the LOC121084744 gene encoding C-Myc-binding protein: MAHCKAADSKREQFRRYLEKSGVLDTLTKVLVALYEEPEKPNSALDFLKHHLGASAPENPEIEALRLEVAEMKEKYEAVLEENKKLKTKLAQYEPPQDEKHGE, encoded by the exons ATGGCGCATTGCAAG GCCGCGGACTCCAAGCGGGAGCAGTTCCGCCGGTACCTGGAGAAGTCGGGGGTGCTGGACACGCTCACCAAGG TGTTGGTAGCCTTATATGAAGAGCCAGAGAAACCAAATAGTGCACTGGA CTTTTTGAAGCATCATCTGGGAGCTTCGGCTCCTGAGAATCCAGAAATAGAGGCACTTCGCTTGGAAGTggcagagatgaaagaaaaatatgaagctgtgttggaagaaaataaaaaactgaaaaccaag CTGGCTCAGTATGAACCACCTCAAGACGAGAAGCATGGTGAATAA